The genome window TGGATCTGTATGATTTTTTAGTGAAAGGAAGCCAAAGAGATAATATAGCGTTACAGGATCAGGATGTAATACGGGTACCCACATATCAAATCAGGGTAGAGTTTAAGGGGGAAATAAAGATACCGGCGTTGTTTGAAACCCTGCCTGGTGAAGTATTACTGGATGTGATTAATTTTGCCGGCGGGTTTACGGATCAGGCTTATACCGCCCGGATTAAAGTAAATCAGGTAAGTGACCAGCAGCGTAGAATTACGGATGTTTTTGAGTCTGATTATAAAAACTATATTCCTTTACGAGGCGATAAATATACTGCTGACAAAATTCTTGACCGATACGAGAACCGCGTTATAATAAAAGGAGCAATTTTTAGACCCGGCGAATTTGAGTTACAAAAAGGACTAACCCTTTCAAAACTGATAGCAAATGCAGGAGGTTTAAAAGAGGATGCTTTTACAGGCCGCGGAAGTATCATAAGGCTTAATAAGGACAATACTACACAGCAACTGTCTTTTAACGTTTTGGACGTTTTAAATAAGCCATCGTCGGATATTGCATTACAACGTGAAGATAGCGTAGTAATCTCTTCTGTTTTTGACCTTCGTTCAAAATACAAAGTGACTATAAAGGGTGAGGTAAGAAAATCTGGTGAATTTGCATATGCTGATAGTATGAAGGTTACTGATTTGATTATTAAAGCAGGAGGTTTTTCTGAAGGGGCAAGTGCAAAACGTATTGAAGTATCCAGACGGGTTTTTAACAGCGATCCGCGTGTGAGAAATAGCGTAGTTGCACAGGTTTTTAGCGTGGATGTTAACTCGGCACTGAATGATGAAGTTAGCTTTACCCTTAAACCCTTCGACATTGTATCGGTGTATAGTTTGCCGGGATATGAAACTCAAAAAACTGTTAAGGTTGAAGGTGAAGTGATTTACCCTGGCTATTATACTATTCAAAAGAAAAACGAAAAAATTTCAGATATAATTGAGAGAGCCGGTGGTTTGACGCAATCGGCAGACGTCGAGGGAAGCAGCCTGAAACGCGACAACGCCGCTGTGCTTGGCGTTGATAAAACCAAAATTGATACAATGGAATTAAATAAAGAACGTACAGACCGTTTAAGGAGACTGCAGCGTGCTTTTAAAGATTCTACTAACAATGACACCATGCAGTTCCGGAATAATTATGTAGGCATTGATCTGAAGCAAATTTTAAAAAAACCAGGAACCAGCGATGACCTTATTTTGGAAAATGGAGACGTATTAAGAGTACCTAAACAACAGCAAATTGTGAGGGTAAATGGAGAGGTACTTTATCCGAGTGCAATAGTTTACAGTAGTAGCAAGTCATTTAAAGGATATGTAATAAATGCGGGCGGTTATTCTCCAAGGGCTTTAAAACGTGGGGCTTATGTTGTGTATCCTAATGGAACAGTTAAGGGGACGACTAAGTTCTTATTTTTTAATATTCACCCCAGTGTAAAACCTGGTAGCGAAATTTATGTGCCCAGGAAACCTATAACCAATAATAACACTGCACAGGTAATTTTAGGATTCACTACCGGTTTAGCATCATTGGGGGCTATCATTTTGGGTATAATCAGCCTTCATAAATAACTATATAATAGAAGTATAAGCTATTATGGATAAAATTAACCAAGAAAAGGTTTTAGATAACTCAGACGAAATTTCATTGAAGCAGTTTATCCTTAAGGTTCAGGGTGGGCGACGCTTTATTTTTTCTAAATGGAAAGTTATTTTGATTTCTGCTATTATTGGAGGTGGTTTGGGATTGGGTTATGCATTTCTCAAAAAGCCTGTTTATAAAGCGGAATTGAGTTTTGCACTGGAGGATGAGAAGTCTTCTGGTGGCGGCGGCCTCGGCGCTGCAATGGGTTTAGCCAGCCAGTTCGGAATTGACCTGGGTGGTGGCACGGCAGGCGGGGCTTTTGCAGGAGATAATTTACTTGGGCTAATGCGTTCAAGGTCAATGGTCGAAAATACGTTGTTAACCCCGGTGGTTATAAAAGGTACTACGCAAACACTGGCAGGCTTGTATATTTCATTTAATCAGCTACGCGAAAAATGGGATAATAAACCTGAATTAAAAGATATTAAATTCTTGCCGGGAGCTGATCCTGAGAAATTTACCCTTCAGCAAGATAGTGTTTTGGGGGTTTTCTACAATGAGATAATTAAAAATAATTTGTTGGTAGATAAAATTGACAAGAAGCTTAGTATTATTACTGTAGAGGTTAATTCAAAAAACGAGTTATTCTCTAAATATTTTGCGGAAGTGCTCACCAAAACCGTATCCAATTTTTATATCGAAACAAAAACTAAAAAATCAGTTCAAAACGTGAATATCCTGCAACATCAAACTGATTCGGTGAGACGTGAATTAAACGCTGCCTTGACGGGCGTGGCTTCATCATCAGATGTTAACCCAAACCCAAACCCGGCGATGCAGATATTAAGGGTCCCTTCACAGCGACGTCAGGTAGATGTACAGGCGAATACCGCAATATTAACCCAGCTGGTTGCCAACCTTGAAATGTCAAAAGTTTCGTTAAGAAAAGAAACACCGCTTATTCAAATAATTGACAGGCCAATTTTACCTTTGGAAAAGGAAAGGTTTGGTAAGTTAAAAGGATTAATATTAGGTGGGTTTATAGCTGCGTTTTTAACCATTGTTTTTTTACTGCTTCGTAAATTATATAATAATATATTAGAAAAATAAGCAAAAGAAATTATTGAAGATTATAAAGCTAAAATATTGGGGTGATAAAATTATTTAGGAAAGCCAGCTCAAAAATATTAACCATTAAATGGAATTTAAATCAGTAGAAATAATTAAGTTACCTAAAATACTCGATGAAAGGGGTAATCTTTCATTTTTGGAAGCAGATAATCATATTCCTTTTACGATTAAAAGATCTTATTGGATTTACGACGTTCCAGGCGGGGAGCAAAGAGGGGCTCACAGTTATAAAATTAATCAGGAGTTTGTAATTGCACTATCAGGCAGTTTTGACGTGGTTGTCAACGATGGGATCGAAGTAAAAACATATACGTTAAACCGTTCATATTATGGCTTATATATACCTAATGGAATATGGCGCCACATGGAGAACTTTTCCACAAATTCATTAGCCTTCGTTATTTCTTCTACCGATTATAATGAAAACGACTACGAAAGAGATTACGATAATTACTTGAAATCTAAGTTGAATCATTAAATGAGTACAACATACGATTGCTCAATATATGAGCTTCCAAAAATTAAAAACAGAGCGGGTAATATTACCCCTGTTCATAATAATCTGGAAATACCGTTTGCAATAAAGCGGGTGTTTTATTTATATGATATTCCTGGGGGAGAATCCCGGGGAGCTCATGCGCATAAGGAATGCCACCAGTTTCTGATATCAGCAAGCGGAAGCTTTGAAGTATTACTTGATGATGGTAAAACTAAACGTATTATTCAATTAAACCGGCCCTATATAGGCTTACATATCCCCCCGGGAATATGGGCGTCTGAGATTAATTTCTCATCCGGCTCAATTTGCCTGGTTTTTGCATCCCATACTTACAATGAGGACGACTATATAAGAGAGTATGATGATTTTTTAACCTATAAGAAATGGTAGCTAATATTCATCCTTTATCCGACGTGCAAAGTAAAATCATTGGAGATGATACTTTTATATGGCAATTTACTGTTGTACTAAGCGGTGCGGTAATTGGGGCTAACTGTAATATTAATTGTAACTGCTTTATTGAAAACGACGTAGTGATTGGTGATAATGTAACGGTAAAGTCGGGCGTACAGATATGGGACGGTGTGAGAATCGAAGACAATGTATTTATTGGCCCCAACGTCACTTTTACAAATGATCTGCTACCCAGGTCAAAAGTTTACCCGCAGCAATTTAAACGAACAATTATAAGAAAAGGAGCTTCCGTTGGTGGAAATGCCACTATTGTTGCAGGAAACGAAATAGGAAAATTTTCATTAATTGGCGCAGGAAGCGTCGTAACTAAAAATGTGCCCCCATATACAGTATGGTATGGTAATCCCGCAAAGCATAAGGGATTTATTACAGAGGAAGCTGTATTGCTTGATTTGAATTTGTTCGATAACGTAAATAATTTACAATATAAATTAGACGAAAACGGAATTATTATAAAATGATTAAATTTTTAGACTTAAAAGGCATAAACCAACAATATCGTGAAGGATTAAGACTTGCTTTTGATAGGGTATTGGATTCGGGATGGTATATTTTGGGAAATGAAGTGAACCTGTTTGAACAGCAATTTGCTGAATATTGCGGTACTAAGCATGCAATTGGTGTAGCAAACGGTTTGGACGCCCTGATATTGATAATTAGAGCCTATAAAGAATTAGGAGTTTTCAAGGATAATGACGAAATTATTGTACCCGCTAACACTTATATCGCTAGTATTTTAGCTATATCTGCCAATGATTTGATTCCGGTGTTGGTAGAGCCTGACATCGACACTTACAATATTGATCCCAAACTGATAGAAGCTAAAATAACGACAAGGACAAAAGCCATTTTACCGGTTCATTTATACGGAAATTTGTGCGATATGAAATCTATTAATTCAATTGCTGAAAAATACAATTTAAAGGTAATTGAAGATTGTGCACAAGCGCACGGGGCAACAAACGATGGTAAAGCGGCAGGTAATTTTGGTGACGCAGCCGGGTTTAGTTTCTACCCGGGCAAGAACCTTGGCGCTTTAGGTGATGCCGGAGCCGTTACAACGAATGACACAGATTTAGCAGTAACAATAAGGGCTTTGTTAAATTACGGTTCTGAAAAAAAATATCATAACCAATACAAGGGAATAAACAGCAGGCTAGATGAAGTACAGGCTGCTTTATTGGGAGTTAAGCTACACACCCTTAACGATGAAACCCGAATTAAAAGAGAGATAGCCAACCGCTATTTACTGGAAATAAAGAACCCTAAAATAAAATTACCTAAAATAGCGACACAAGAGCAACACGTTTGGCACCTATTTGTTGTTAGGACTGCGAATAGGGAAAAATTGCAGCAATACTTAACAGAGAAAGGAATTCAAACCGTAATCCATTATCCTATACCGCCGCACAAGCAACAGGCTTATAAAGATTGGAACGATTTAAGGTATCCTATAAGTGAAGAAATTCATAGAGAAGTTTTGAGCATTCCGCTGAATTTTATCCTTACCAGCGAGGAAGTTAGCTATATCATAAAGACATTAAATGACTACGGAAAGGATTAAAAGAATTTTAATTAATAGGGTCATTTCTCCTGTTTACACTTCATTTCGCATAGCGAAATATTGGATTTTATCCTCGTGCAGCAATGTAACGGGTACGCCAATTCGTATTTGCCCCGTTTTGTTGAACGGTGTGGGGACGGTTATTTTTAAAAAAAGTGTTACAATAGGTGTTGTCGCATCGCCATATTTTTATAACACCTATTGCTATATCGAAGCCCGTAATTCTTTATCGGTCGTTTCGTTTGGCGATAATGTTTTTATTAATAACAACGCTTGTTTTATAAGTGAAGGAGAAGGGATTTACATCGGTGCAGATGTGCTGATCGGCCCTTCAGTAACGATTTTTGATAGTGATTTTCATGCAATAGATCCTCTTAAAAGAAAGCTGGAAAAAAAAACCGCGAGAGTTCAAATTGAGGATAATGTTTTTATTGGCGCAAATGTCACTATTTTAAAAGGCGTAACTATTGGTAAAAATTCTGTTATAGCAAGTAATTCTCTTGTTTCCAAATCAATCCCGGCTAATGTTATTGCTGGAGGCAATCCATGCAAAATAATAAAAGAGATTAGCGTTTAATAAGAATAAATTGAAACTTGTAAAAACAACTTTTTTTTCGGCTATTATTACTTTTATCCGGATATCTTCCGGATTTGTTGCTGGCAAGGTAGTTTCGCTATTTACGGGGCCGGCTGGTGTGGCGTTGATTGGTCAGTTTACCAATTTTATCACTATTATATTAACATTTGCCAACGGCGCTATCAATACAGGTGTAGTCAAATATACGGCTGAATATAGTGACGATAACCAACAATTAAAAGCGCTTTTTAGTACGTCGTTAAAAATCAGTATTTACTGCTCTGGTATAGTTGGAGCAATCCTTTTGCTTTCCTCTTCGTATCTTTCAACATGGATGTTTAACACATCCTTATATAATAATCCAATACGAGTGCTGGGAGTTACCATAATCTTATATTCCCTCAATACACTTCTAATATCAATTTTAAACGGAAAGCAACAAATAAAAACATATACAATAGTTAATACTGTTGGTAGTATTGTAGGCTTATTGCTTACTGTTGTTCTGGTATATTTCTACAAGGTTGAGGGCGCACTTTATGCCTTAGTGCTGGCTCAGTCAATTGTTTTTGTGGTTACTTTCATTTTGATTATAAAAAGCGATTGGTTTTCCATTTCTTATTTCAACGGAGCTTATGATAGTAAGCTGGGCAGGAAGTTGTTTAATTATAGTTTAATGACAGTTGTTACAGCGCTTACTGGCCCGGTTTCGCAGATCATTTTACGAAAACTGCTTATTACAAATTTAGGAATTAACAGCGCAGGTTACTGGCAAGGCATGATGAGAATTTCTGACGGATACTTGTTATTAATAACAACATCTTTAAGTACCTACTATTTACCAAAGCTATCATCATTAAATACGGAGAAAGAATTACGAAAAGAGATATTTCATGGGTATAAGATAATCCTCCCTGCTGTTTTTTTTGGATGCATTACGATTTATTTTTTGAGGCATTTCATAATACGGATTTTATACACAGGCGAGTTTGAAGGTATGCAAAGCCTTTTTGCTTTTCAATTACTGGGCGACTTCTTTAAAATGGCTGCATGGTTGCTTGGCTACATGATTATTGCCAAGGCCATGACCCGGACATACATAATAACTGAAATTCTTTTCAGTTTTAGCTATGTGTTTTTATCCTACTTTTGCATCTCGATATTTAAATTACAAGGAATAACTATTGCTTTTGCTATCAATTACTTTATTTATTTGATTGTGATGGTGATTATTTTTAGAAAATTATTATTTAAATGAGCTATCCACTAGTTTCAATTATTATTCCAGCCTATAATCACGAAAAATTTATAGCCTATACTTTGGATAGCATTACTGAAGATTCTTATCCTAATAAAGAAATAGTAATTATAAATGATGGATCAAAGGACGATACGGATGGTGTGATAATTAACTGGGTTAAATTAAATCAGAATAAGATTTCGGTCATTTACGTAAAACGGGAAAACAGAGGCATTTGCGCCACGTTAAACGAATTAATCAGGCTTTCGAACGGGAAATATCTTTTAGTAATTGCCAGTGATGATGCTTTATATGGCAACACTATTGCCGAAAGGGTTGATTTGTTGGAAGAAACAGAAAAGAACGGGAAATTGGTTTTGGTTAGTGACGCACAGGTAATAGATGAAAATAACAATTTCATATCGGCAAGCTCAATGGAGATGAATAAAGGAGATAAAAATAAATTTAAAACAGAGGAAGGAATTTTAGAGGAACTGATAAGCAAACCATCTACAGTTGGAGCGATTGCATTAATTAATAAATCAATATATAGCAGGATAGGTTTCTACCCGGAAGACACATTTATAGAAGATTGGTTTTTTTACCAAAGAGCGGCCTCTATTAGGGCTATTTTATTTTGGGATAAAGTAGTTTCACAGTACCGGGTACATTCTTCAAATATGTCAGGATCAAACATTAGCCTCACAAAGCGTTTATTAATATACAGAGCTGTTAAGTTGTCGGTCCGAAGAAATGTTAGCTGGTTTCCGTCTTTATATTTCAAATACTTGGGTGTGAAAAAAATAATAGAATTGGACTTTGCTATTTTAAAGCTAACTTTGAAAAATTATTTCTAAAGAAATAAAAATTTAATATTAAATTAACTTAAGTAATTATTAATCAAATTGTGGTAGGCTTATTGGTAAAAAAATTTAGACAATTAATCTTTTCCAGGCACTTCAATAATATAAAGAAATATTTGGTGTCGGGTAATTCACATTTTTTGGAAAATTTCAGGTTAACGATAATTAAACCTCAAAAAAACAAAGTTTATCTCACGGTTGGTAATGATACGGTTCTTGATTGCAAGGTTTTATTTGAATCAGGTAACGGCGAAGTTGTGATTGGAAACCGTGTACACATTGGATCAAGCACTATAATTTGCCGAACTAAAATAGAGTTTGAAGATAATATATTTGTGGCTTGGGGTACCTGTTTTTATGATCACAATTCTCACTCAATTGACTATCGCCAACGAGAAAATGACATTACACAACAACTGCAAGATTACAGGGCCGGTAAAATTTTTATTGAGAATAAAAATTGGGATGTCGTTGAATCAAAGCCTATAACGATAAAGTCGTATGCATGGATTGGCATGAATTGTATAATTTTAAAAGGTGTGACAATAGGTGAAGGTGCTATAGTTGGTGCCGGAAGCGTAGTAACTAAAGATGTGCCCGCCTGGACTATTGTAGGGGGAAATCCGGCGAAGGTAATCAAAGATATTCCTGACGAATATAAAAATAGGGGATAGAGTGCGCTTGACACGGATAAATACACCGTTTTAGGTTGCTGCGAGTTTGAAATGATATATGGAATACAAGGTTTTAAAAAATGATTAATATTGGCTTTATGTTGAATTTCCCTGTTGAATACAAAGGGGGAATCAATTACCTGAAAAACCTTTTTTATGCTATCCAGCAATGTAAAGATACCGACGTTAGCGTCATTTTATTCGTCCCCGACGACACGGATGATGAATATGTCGCTATTTTTTCGCCATATGCAAAAATTATAAGAACTAAAATTCTTAAAAGGAAATCTTTCCCCTGGCTCCTGAGCCGGATTGGAGAAAAATATTTTGGCTATGATCCGCTGGTTCATTTTTTGCTTAAGAAAAACAACATTAGCTGTATTTCGCATTCAAATTATGTTTGTCCCGATAAAAAAATTAAAACTATCAATTGGATACCTGATTTTCAATATTTACACTTACCCGATTTATGGACAGCCAAACAACTATCAGAAACTTCCAGGCTTCATAAATATTTAATAGAAGGTAGCGATAAAATCGTCTTAAGTAGTTTTGATGCTTTTAACGATTTTAAGACGAAGTACGATAAAATAAGTAAAAAAGTGGAAGTTATACATTTTGTTTCTCAACCGGTGGCCAATCAGGGCGGTACATCGAAACCTGAAAACAAAGGGTATAAAACTAATGATGTGCCTTACTTTTATCTTCCCAATCAATTTTGGACCCATAAAAACCACATAACAGCATTTAAAGCATGCGAAATTTTGATTAACAGGGGCCATAAATTTCAGTTAATAACCAGCGGGCACATGAAAGATTTTCGGAGTAATGATGATCACATAGCCCAACTTGTTAAATATGTTAAAGAAAACAACCTGGATCAAGTGATAAAATTTCTAGGTTTAATTCCATACACAGATGTTTTTGAACTTATTAAAAATGCTGCTGCA of Mucilaginibacter xinganensis contains these proteins:
- a CDS encoding acyltransferase, whose translation is MVANIHPLSDVQSKIIGDDTFIWQFTVVLSGAVIGANCNINCNCFIENDVVIGDNVTVKSGVQIWDGVRIEDNVFIGPNVTFTNDLLPRSKVYPQQFKRTIIRKGASVGGNATIVAGNEIGKFSLIGAGSVVTKNVPPYTVWYGNPAKHKGFITEEAVLLDLNLFDNVNNLQYKLDENGIIIK
- a CDS encoding O-antigen translocase, with translation MKLVKTTFFSAIITFIRISSGFVAGKVVSLFTGPAGVALIGQFTNFITIILTFANGAINTGVVKYTAEYSDDNQQLKALFSTSLKISIYCSGIVGAILLLSSSYLSTWMFNTSLYNNPIRVLGVTIILYSLNTLLISILNGKQQIKTYTIVNTVGSIVGLLLTVVLVYFYKVEGALYALVLAQSIVFVVTFILIIKSDWFSISYFNGAYDSKLGRKLFNYSLMTVVTALTGPVSQIILRKLLITNLGINSAGYWQGMMRISDGYLLLITTSLSTYYLPKLSSLNTEKELRKEIFHGYKIILPAVFFGCITIYFLRHFIIRILYTGEFEGMQSLFAFQLLGDFFKMAAWLLGYMIIAKAMTRTYIITEILFSFSYVFLSYFCISIFKLQGITIAFAINYFIYLIVMVIIFRKLLFK
- a CDS encoding glycosyltransferase family 4 protein — protein: MINIGFMLNFPVEYKGGINYLKNLFYAIQQCKDTDVSVILFVPDDTDDEYVAIFSPYAKIIRTKILKRKSFPWLLSRIGEKYFGYDPLVHFLLKKNNISCISHSNYVCPDKKIKTINWIPDFQYLHLPDLWTAKQLSETSRLHKYLIEGSDKIVLSSFDAFNDFKTKYDKISKKVEVIHFVSQPVANQGGTSKPENKGYKTNDVPYFYLPNQFWTHKNHITAFKACEILINRGHKFQLITSGHMKDFRSNDDHIAQLVKYVKENNLDQVIKFLGLIPYTDVFELIKNAAALVNPSYFEGWSSTVEEAKSVGTLTLLSDIPVHKEQNPQGARFFDPDSPAELAQIMEDVLINKIPFFKASPKVLKEQLDNRTIIFGQKYIDLVKNLTSPANAERHS
- a CDS encoding sugar 3,4-ketoisomerase, whose product is MSTTYDCSIYELPKIKNRAGNITPVHNNLEIPFAIKRVFYLYDIPGGESRGAHAHKECHQFLISASGSFEVLLDDGKTKRIIQLNRPYIGLHIPPGIWASEINFSSGSICLVFASHTYNEDDYIREYDDFLTYKKW
- a CDS encoding glycosyltransferase family 2 protein, translated to MSYPLVSIIIPAYNHEKFIAYTLDSITEDSYPNKEIVIINDGSKDDTDGVIINWVKLNQNKISVIYVKRENRGICATLNELIRLSNGKYLLVIASDDALYGNTIAERVDLLEETEKNGKLVLVSDAQVIDENNNFISASSMEMNKGDKNKFKTEEGILEELISKPSTVGAIALINKSIYSRIGFYPEDTFIEDWFFYQRAASIRAILFWDKVVSQYRVHSSNMSGSNISLTKRLLIYRAVKLSVRRNVSWFPSLYFKYLGVKKIIELDFAILKLTLKNYF
- a CDS encoding DapH/DapD/GlmU-related protein; this translates as MTTERIKRILINRVISPVYTSFRIAKYWILSSCSNVTGTPIRICPVLLNGVGTVIFKKSVTIGVVASPYFYNTYCYIEARNSLSVVSFGDNVFINNNACFISEGEGIYIGADVLIGPSVTIFDSDFHAIDPLKRKLEKKTARVQIEDNVFIGANVTILKGVTIGKNSVIASNSLVSKSIPANVIAGGNPCKIIKEISV
- a CDS encoding DegT/DnrJ/EryC1/StrS family aminotransferase, producing the protein MIKFLDLKGINQQYREGLRLAFDRVLDSGWYILGNEVNLFEQQFAEYCGTKHAIGVANGLDALILIIRAYKELGVFKDNDEIIVPANTYIASILAISANDLIPVLVEPDIDTYNIDPKLIEAKITTRTKAILPVHLYGNLCDMKSINSIAEKYNLKVIEDCAQAHGATNDGKAAGNFGDAAGFSFYPGKNLGALGDAGAVTTNDTDLAVTIRALLNYGSEKKYHNQYKGINSRLDEVQAALLGVKLHTLNDETRIKREIANRYLLEIKNPKIKLPKIATQEQHVWHLFVVRTANREKLQQYLTEKGIQTVIHYPIPPHKQQAYKDWNDLRYPISEEIHREVLSIPLNFILTSEEVSYIIKTLNDYGKD
- a CDS encoding SLBB domain-containing protein, giving the protein MKNFKTYLFFLVLFLCFVLIAPVSAQSIPKNLSSINVDDLTDQQVTQLIQQAQKAGLSDDQLLQQAESRGMSGLQVQKLQTRIKSIRSKNSSTGYKKTGGDTTLNRKRKVNSQDSLTRDTSKNDLFINLEPKIFGADLFRNSNSNTFEPNLKLATPVNYIIGPEDQITINVYGNSVVDWSLDVSPDGNINIPGVGVLHVAGKTIEDATSSVKSLLARNNYAIGRGTNVKVGLGNIRSIKVIVQGQVVKPGTYTLSSLATVFNALYSAGGPNDVGSFRQIEVIRNNRIVRHLDLYDFLVKGSQRDNIALQDQDVIRVPTYQIRVEFKGEIKIPALFETLPGEVLLDVINFAGGFTDQAYTARIKVNQVSDQQRRITDVFESDYKNYIPLRGDKYTADKILDRYENRVIIKGAIFRPGEFELQKGLTLSKLIANAGGLKEDAFTGRGSIIRLNKDNTTQQLSFNVLDVLNKPSSDIALQREDSVVISSVFDLRSKYKVTIKGEVRKSGEFAYADSMKVTDLIIKAGGFSEGASAKRIEVSRRVFNSDPRVRNSVVAQVFSVDVNSALNDEVSFTLKPFDIVSVYSLPGYETQKTVKVEGEVIYPGYYTIQKKNEKISDIIERAGGLTQSADVEGSSLKRDNAAVLGVDKTKIDTMELNKERTDRLRRLQRAFKDSTNNDTMQFRNNYVGIDLKQILKKPGTSDDLILENGDVLRVPKQQQIVRVNGEVLYPSAIVYSSSKSFKGYVINAGGYSPRALKRGAYVVYPNGTVKGTTKFLFFNIHPSVKPGSEIYVPRKPITNNNTAQVILGFTTGLASLGAIILGIISLHK
- a CDS encoding sugar 3,4-ketoisomerase, whose amino-acid sequence is MEFKSVEIIKLPKILDERGNLSFLEADNHIPFTIKRSYWIYDVPGGEQRGAHSYKINQEFVIALSGSFDVVVNDGIEVKTYTLNRSYYGLYIPNGIWRHMENFSTNSLAFVISSTDYNENDYERDYDNYLKSKLNH
- a CDS encoding acyltransferase, which translates into the protein MFSRHFNNIKKYLVSGNSHFLENFRLTIIKPQKNKVYLTVGNDTVLDCKVLFESGNGEVVIGNRVHIGSSTIICRTKIEFEDNIFVAWGTCFYDHNSHSIDYRQRENDITQQLQDYRAGKIFIENKNWDVVESKPITIKSYAWIGMNCIILKGVTIGEGAIVGAGSVVTKDVPAWTIVGGNPAKVIKDIPDEYKNRG
- a CDS encoding lipopolysaccharide biosynthesis protein produces the protein MDKINQEKVLDNSDEISLKQFILKVQGGRRFIFSKWKVILISAIIGGGLGLGYAFLKKPVYKAELSFALEDEKSSGGGGLGAAMGLASQFGIDLGGGTAGGAFAGDNLLGLMRSRSMVENTLLTPVVIKGTTQTLAGLYISFNQLREKWDNKPELKDIKFLPGADPEKFTLQQDSVLGVFYNEIIKNNLLVDKIDKKLSIITVEVNSKNELFSKYFAEVLTKTVSNFYIETKTKKSVQNVNILQHQTDSVRRELNAALTGVASSSDVNPNPNPAMQILRVPSQRRQVDVQANTAILTQLVANLEMSKVSLRKETPLIQIIDRPILPLEKERFGKLKGLILGGFIAAFLTIVFLLLRKLYNNILEK